Proteins found in one Neofelis nebulosa isolate mNeoNeb1 chromosome 3, mNeoNeb1.pri, whole genome shotgun sequence genomic segment:
- the DKK4 gene encoding dickkopf-related protein 4: protein MAVVVLLGLSWFCAPLSALVLDFNNIKSSADVHGARKGSQCLSDKDCSSRKFCLKPQDERPFCATCRGLRRRCQRNAMCCPGTLCMNDVCTTMEDATPILERQMDDQDDIETKGTTEHPIQENKPKRKPNIKKPQGGKGQEGERCLRTLDCGAGLCCARHFWTKICKPVLLEGQVCSRRGHKDTAQAPEIFQRCDCGPGLICRNQVTGNQQHTRLRVCQKI, encoded by the exons ATGGCGGTGGTGGTCTTGCTGGGGCTCAGCTGGTTCTGTGCCCCCCTGAGTGCTCTGGTTTTGGACTTCAACAACATCAAGAGCTCTGCCGACGTGCACGGGGCTCGGAAG GGTTCACAGTGCTTGTCTGACAAGGACTGCAGTTCCAGAAAATTCTGCCTCAAGCCTCAAGATGAGAGGCCATTCTGTGCTACATGTCGCGGGTTACGAAGGAGGTGCCAACGTAATGCCATGTGCTGCCCTGGAACACTGTGCATGAATG ATGTTTGTACTACAATGGAAGATGCAACCCCAATATTGGAAAGGCAGATGGATGACCAagatgatatagaaacaaaaggaacaacTGAGCATCCAATTCaggaaaacaaacccaaaagaaagccaaatattAAGAAACCACAAGGCGGGAAGG GACAAGAGGGAGAAAGATGCCTTAGAACTTTGGACTGTGGAGCTGGACTCTGCTGTGCTCGTCATTTCTGGACTAAAATTTGTAAGCCAGTTCTATTGGAGGGACAGGTCTGCTCTAGGAGAGGGCATAAAGATACCGCTCAGGCTCCAGAGATCTTCCAGCGCTGTGACTGTGGTCCTGGACTAATATGTCGAAATCAAGTGACCGGCAACCAACAACACACACGGTTAAGAGTATGCCAAAAAATctaa